A window of the Brachyhypopomus gauderio isolate BG-103 chromosome 14, BGAUD_0.2, whole genome shotgun sequence genome harbors these coding sequences:
- the ovol1a gene encoding putative transcription factor Ovo-like 1a, with amino-acid sequence MPRAFLVKKPSISPGKRNWSDLPDHERGDIYIPVSVSPPALWEETEASTAEVALCLSTRKEHTLCTQKYTQDPYAVVSTAELPSSTALGQQHSPEIERIRSSQSSTYVRSKIKVTTGEPPSETQTFMPSTTTGSPEAMAIPCPTPSTVTSLASVAGGTYVCQVCQKVFQFQRMLNRHLKCHSEQKRHLCNFCGKGFNDTFDLKRHVRTHTGVRPYKCDLCEKAFTQRCSLESHMKKIHGVTQQYAYKERRTKLYVCEECGHTASTQDALLRHLHHQHPNSAFLRAKGARRQSGAAGTSGTEESSLPGSPLSLNSDDTAGSGGR; translated from the exons ATGCCGCGAGCATTCCTTGTGAAAAAGCCAAGTATATCACCCGGCAAGAGAAACTGGAGCGATCTGCCTGACCACGAACGCGGAGACATTTACATACCAG TTTCTGTGTCCCCTCCGGCTCTTTGGGAGGAGACGGAGGCCAGTACGGCTGAAGTGGCCCTGTGCCTGTCCACTCGTAAAGAGCACACCTTGTGCACACAGAAATATACACAGGACCCCTATGCCGTGGTGTCTACGGCTGAACTGCCTTCCTCTACTGCTCTGGGACAACAGCACAGTCCAGAGATAGAACGCATCAGAAGTTCACAGAGCAGTACCTATGTCCGCTCCAAGATCAAG GTTACCACTGGTGAACCACCCTCCGAGACTCAAACTTTCATGCCAAGCACGACCACTGGTTCTCCCGAAGCCATGGCAATCCCATGCCCCACACCCAGCACTGTGACCTCTCTAGCATCCGTAGCAGGTGGAACCTATGTTTGTCAGGTGTGCCAGAAAGTGTTCCAGTTCCAAAGAATGCTCAATAGACACCTAAAGTGCCACAGCGAACAGAAAAGGCACCTGTGCAATTTTTGCGGCAAGGGCTTTAATGACACCTTCGATCTCAAGAGGCACGTCCGCACGCACACAG GTGTCCGTCCGTACAAATGTGATTTATGCGAAAAGGCCTTTACCCAACGCTGCTCTCTGGAGTCCCACATGAAGAAGATCCACGGCGTGACGCAACAGTACGCCTACAAGGAACGCCGCACCAAGCTCTATGTTTGCGAGGAGTGCGGCCACACGGCCTCCACCCAGGACGCCTTACTccgccacctccaccaccagcaTCCAAACAGCGCCTTCTTGCGGGCCAAGGGGGCACGCAGGCAGTCGGGAGCGGCGGGCACGAGCGGAACGGAGGAGAGCTCCCTACCCGGGTCCCCTCTGTCACTGAACAGTGATGACACGGCAGGGTCAGGAGGAAGATAG
- the mus81 gene encoding structure-specific endonuclease subunit MUS81: MPSEPGPVRLGRKRPLPSCPNPLFLQWLTEMRDHAKEKGLKTQYVYQKAIHSLKKYPLPLKNGKEAKILQNFGDGICKILDERLQKHYKENGVHAPVHSLPSDFTTNQPCDKLHPDKSVPHCSKDLLGKGGENMRKAEGSVRNQGGVRKKREYVPQKRSGAYAVLLTLYRHAQLPDSKGFMFKNELQNEAQSLCDKSFSVPDLGSKYTAWSSVSTLIQKNLLLKTHSPARYSLTELGLALAERLECEEGQTDGGREEEKRTVTENVGDGPVTSSGDGPVTSLEDGPVTIDLTVNEGEEEEEEEEEDGENSCGPTEEPSASISVRQAENAATFSGLSGTGSAAGGCRLLPGTYDIVLCVDFIETTGGNTARKQELVKELQKNGVTFDIRKLNVGDFLWVAREKVEPIPGLLRPPVAKELVLDYIIERKRMDDLCGSIMDGRFREQKFRLKRCGLHKPIYLVEECGATAAHLSLPESTLQQAIVNTQVVDGFFVKRVQDVRESAAYLTVMTRHLQKLYQNRVLFCRSRELEGDVECDVEGGATEGPRCSLISFAEFNHGAVKNKCQTVREVFARQLMQISGISGDKAAAILEHYSTVSSLLDAYALCVSEAEREKLLASIKYGKLKRNLGPALSRTVYQLYCTQGPLS, translated from the exons ATGCCGTCGGAACCCGGTCCAGTGCGTTTGGGTCGGAAACGCCCTTTACCCTCTTGCCCCAACCCTCTTTTTCTTCAATGGCTAACTGAGATGCGCGACCACGCCAAAGAGAAGGGACTGAAAACGCAATATGTGTatcaaaag GCTATTCATTCTTTGAAGAAATACCCTCTTCCCCTGAAAAACGGCAAAGAGGCAAAGATCCTGCAGAATTTTGGAGACGGTATATGTAAGATCCTGGATGAACGGCTTCAGAAGCATTACAAAGAAAACG GTGTCCACGCTCCTGTTCATTCCCTTCCAAGTGATTTTACTACAAATCAACCTTGCGACAAACTTCACCCTGACAAATCTGTGCCCCATTGTTCCAAGGATCTTTTGGGAAAGGGTGGAGAAAATATG AGAAAAGCGGAGGGTAGTGTCAGAAACCAAGGCGGAGTAAGGAAGAAGAGGGAGTATGTACCCCAGAAGAGATCTGGAGCCTACGCTGTTCTGCTCACGTTGTACAGGCAcgcacag TTACCTGACAGTAAAGGCTTCATGTTTAAAAATGAACTGCAGAATGAGGCACAGTCCCTTTGTGATAAATCCTTCTCAGTG CCTGATCTAGGCAGTAAATACACAGCGTGGTCCTCAGTAAGCACTCTTATCCAGAAGAACCTTCTCCTGAAGACCCACAGCCCTGCAAG GTATTCGCTGACTGAGCTGGGACTAGCTCTGGCGGAGAGACTGGAGTGTGAAGAAGGGCAGACAGATGGTGGacgagaggaggagaagaggactGTGACTGAGAATGTGGGGGATGGACCAGTAACCAGTTCAGGAGATGGACCAGTTACCAGTTTGGAAGATGGACCAGTAACCATTGACCTCACTGTGaatgagggggaggaagaggaagaggaagaggaggaggacggcGAAAACAGTTG CGGGCCAACCGAGGAGCCGTCCGCATCCATTTCAGTAAGGCAGGCAGAAAATGCTGCAACTTTTTCAGGTCTGTCAGGCACAGGCAGTGCTGCAGGAGGGTGTCGCCTCCTGCCTGGTACTTACGACATTGTGCTGTGTGTTGACTTCATTGAAACCACTGG CGGGAACACTGCGCGCAAACAAGAGCTGGTTAAAGAGCTGCAGAAGAATGGAGTGACCTTTGACATCAGGAAGCTAAATGTGGGAGACTTCCTGTGGGTAGCTCGTGAGAAAGTGGAACCTATTCCTG GTCTGCTGCGCCCACCGGTCGCAAAAGAGTTGGTCCTTGATTACATCatagagaggaagaggatggatgACCTCTGTGGCAGCATCATGGACGGACGCTTCAGAGAGCAGAAG TTCCGTCTGAAGAGGTGTGGTCTACACAAGCCCATCTACCTGGTAGAGGAGTGTGGGGCTACAGCAGCTCACCTGAGTCTACCAGAGAGCACTTTACAACAAGCTATAGTCAATACACAG GTGGTGGATGGCTTCTTTGTGAAGAGAGTTCAGGACGTCAGGGAATCGGCTGCCTACCTCACAGTCATGACCAGACACCTGCAGAAACTTTATCAG AACCGCGTGCTGTTCTGCCGCTCCAGAGAACTGGAGGGAGACGTCGAGTGTGACGTGGAGGGCGGAGCCACGGAGGGACCTCGTTGCTCTCTGATCTCCTTTGCCGAGTTCAACCACGGGGCTGTGAAAAACAAG TGTCAGACAGTTAGGGAGGTGTTTGCCAGGCAGCTGATGCAAATCAGTGGCATCTCTGGTGATAAAGCAGCTGCCATTTTGGAGCACTACAGTACAGTGAGCAG TTTGTTGGATGCGTATGccctgtgtgtgtcagaagcagagagagaaaagCTCCTCGCCTCCATCAAATATGGTAAACTCAAAAG AAATCTTGGGCCTGCCTTGAGCCGTACTGTGTACCAGCTCTACTGCACACAAGGACCCCTGTCCTAA